Proteins found in one Aspergillus chevalieri M1 DNA, chromosome 2, nearly complete sequence genomic segment:
- a CDS encoding putative mitochondrial methylglutaconyl-CoA hydratase (Auh) (COG:I;~EggNog:ENOG410PJME;~InterPro:IPR001753,IPR029045,IPR014748;~PFAM:PF00378,PF16113;~go_function: GO:0003824 - catalytic activity [Evidence IEA]), which produces MSPRLIHLSSPFLRTTPVQTFRITLTRHSYSTSSDNDVIKTQQVPAPGSGNIRVLLLNRPNARNALSKSLLDSLAKQVQSISAEGGTGPTRALVLASSTDTAFCAGADLKERAGMSKDEVKEFLAKLRGTFRDISALPIPTISSISSIALGGGLELGLTTHFRVFGSSTIVGLPETRLAIIPGAGGTYRLPALIGVNRARDMILTGRRVSGPESYFIGLCDRLVEVLPEEEQKEGVAREKVLKESIKLAMDICEGGPVAIKEALSAVQGYQRGEAAENEAYDGVMETEDRIEALRAFIEKRKPAFRGR; this is translated from the exons CTCGCCATTCCTCCGCACCACCCCTGTGCAAACATTCCGCATCACCCTCACAAGACACTCCTACAGTACCAGTTCCGACAATGACGTGATCAAAACCCAGCAAGTCCCAGCTCCTGGCTCCGGAAACATCCGTGTTCTGCTATTGAACAGACCCAATGCTCGAAACGCGCTCTCGAAAAGTCTGCTGGACAGTTTGGCAAAGCAGGTGCAGTCGATATCGGCCGAAGGGGGCACGGGTCCGACAAGGGCACTGGTTCTTGCCAGTAGCACGGATACGGCGTTTTGTGCGGGCGCGGACTTGAAGGAACGTGCTGGGATGAGCAAGGACGA AGTAAAGGAATTCCTCGCCAAACTCCGAGGCACATTCCGCGACATTTCTGCCCTCCCGATTCCCACCATCTCCTCAATTTCCTCCATTGCTTTGGGTGGCGGTCTCGAACTCGGTCTCACCACCCACTTCCGCGTCTTCGGCTCCTCGACCATCGTCGGTCTTCCGGAAACCCGTCTAGCCATCATTCCCGGTGCAGGAGGTACCTACCGCCTACCCGCGCTCATCGGAGTGAACCGCGCACGGGACATGATCCTCACAGGCCGTCGCGTGTCGGGCCCCGAATCCTACTTCATCGGACTGTGCGATCGTCTGGTCGAGGTGTTGCCggaagaagagcaaaagGAAGGCGTGGCGCGGGAGAAGGTGTTGAAGGAGAGTATCAAGCTGGCCATGGATATCTGTGAGGGTGGTCCTGTGGCTATCAAGGAAGCATTGAGTGCTGTGCAGGGGTATCAGCGCGGGGAAGCAGCGGAGAATGAGGCTTATGATGGGGTGATGGAGACAGAGGATCGGATCGAGGCTCTTCGGGCGTTCatcgagaaaagaaagcctGCGTTCCGGGGTCGGTGA